A region of Sulfurovum sp. DNA encodes the following proteins:
- a CDS encoding pre-peptidase C-terminal domain-containing protein, with the protein MKSYLQWSVATIVIAILGACGSTNSGNRLTSKTISCTTKVIRHKGLTYGCVASKTGRIWLDRNLGASRAATSLSDAASYGYYFQWGRPSDGHQRVSSDKRHQRAITIHPSFSPFIAVDNNTTDWVADGVDDNGSKREVFLWKTDGTGICPKGFRVPTAEELIRESYRPDFNATLKFPLAGFRNNTKNSIEILKSASNGFLEDAFGYYMASDKSSSKMARILSFNQGNTGKIETKGRAYGYSVRCIQKQKDEVVPSIKKATILSDDHSNRIDTATSIDLNSTTLGHINKVGDVDWFKIVIPRTGTLVVETTDTTDTKGYLYNASGVQLASNDNISSSNHNFKISKFITVAGTYYVKVRHSGTTGTGIYALVSHFIPNDYGYNVNTATPIALKSTTRGRIEAAGSGDYFKIIIPSGKRGTLIINTTGSTDTYGSLLGGSGAQLALDDNSGSGHNFRISISVTAGTYYAKVRHHSPTGIGSYALVSHFVPDDHTSSRIAATSINPNSTTQGRIEVAGDVDFFKIRIPSSGTLVVKTTGLTDTYGTLLNANGHQIASDDNGSTYSNFRILKSVSTGTYYVKVKHSSASSIGYYTLISQFISDDYGNTRSTAKPINPNSTTQGRIEVDGDVDFFKIQIHSRGTLVVKTTGLTDTYGTLLNANGHQIASDDNGSAYSNFKISKSVTAGTYYVKVKHSSALLAGSYVLVSHFVSDDDHGDSRSLATSIDLNSTTRGRIDFAGDEDYFEIRVPDGGGKLIIYTSGTTDTQGYLSSVSGREIVSDDNSGSGNNFKISKLITMPGAYYVKVKHRNPSSTGDYLLVSRFVPDDHDDSRGGATPIEPNSITQGRIEVANDKDYFKIQIPSGGTLVLYTTGTTDTRGYLYNASGTTQIAFNDDNGSDQNFKISQSVTAGTYYVKVRHHLFSSGTGDYSLVSEFTPSQ; encoded by the coding sequence ATGAAATCATATTTACAGTGGTCAGTAGCCACAATAGTAATAGCAATCCTTGGTGCATGCGGTAGTACCAATAGTGGTAATAGGCTTACTTCTAAGACCATATCATGTACTACTAAAGTAATAAGGCATAAAGGTCTTACGTACGGGTGTGTAGCCAGTAAAACAGGTCGAATATGGCTAGACAGAAACTTGGGCGCCTCACGGGCAGCCACCTCACTTTCTGATGCCGCATCATATGGTTACTACTTTCAGTGGGGAAGACCATCAGATGGACATCAGCGCGTATCTTCGGACAAGAGACATCAGCGAGCAATAACCATACATCCCTCATTTAGCCCGTTTATTGCTGTAGATAACAATACGACAGACTGGGTCGCTGATGGTGTAGACGATAATGGTTCCAAAAGAGAAGTATTTTTATGGAAAACAGATGGTACAGGCATATGCCCTAAAGGGTTCAGGGTACCTACTGCAGAGGAGTTGATTCGTGAATCTTATCGACCTGACTTTAATGCTACATTAAAATTTCCTTTGGCAGGATTTCGCAACAATACTAAAAACAGTATAGAGATTTTAAAAAGCGCAAGCAATGGTTTTTTGGAGGATGCTTTTGGTTACTATATGGCTTCAGACAAATCTTCAAGTAAAATGGCACGGATTCTCTCTTTTAATCAAGGCAATACGGGAAAGATAGAGACAAAAGGTCGTGCATACGGCTACTCAGTCCGTTGTATTCAAAAACAAAAAGATGAAGTAGTGCCATCTATCAAAAAAGCAACAATATTATCTGATGATCATAGTAATCGTATAGATACAGCAACATCCATAGACCTAAACAGCACAACATTAGGACATATTAATAAAGTTGGGGACGTAGATTGGTTTAAAATCGTAATCCCTCGTACCGGAACACTGGTTGTAGAGACAACTGACACCACAGATACAAAAGGATATCTTTACAATGCAAGTGGTGTCCAGCTTGCATCCAATGATAATATAAGTAGTTCGAACCATAACTTTAAAATCTCAAAGTTCATCACAGTGGCTGGAACATACTATGTAAAAGTGAGACACAGTGGTACTACGGGAACAGGTATTTATGCACTTGTATCTCATTTTATACCCAATGATTATGGATATAATGTCAATACAGCAACACCCATAGCTCTCAAAAGTACAACACGGGGGCGTATTGAAGCAGCTGGAAGTGGAGATTATTTTAAAATCATAATCCCTAGTGGAAAAAGAGGAACATTAATTATCAATACAACTGGCTCAACAGATACATATGGATCCCTTTTAGGCGGAAGCGGTGCCCAGCTTGCATTGGATGACAACAGTGGTTCAGGTCATAACTTTAGAATCTCAATAAGTGTCACAGCTGGGACATACTATGCGAAAGTGAGACATCATAGTCCTACAGGAATTGGTTCTTATGCGCTTGTGTCTCATTTTGTGCCTGATGATCATACCAGTAGTAGAATTGCAGCAACATCTATCAATCCAAACAGTACAACACAAGGGCGCATTGAAGTAGCCGGGGATGTAGATTTCTTTAAAATCCGAATCCCCAGTAGTGGAACACTGGTTGTAAAGACAACCGGCTTAACAGATACATACGGAACTCTTTTGAATGCAAATGGTCATCAGATTGCATCTGATGATAATGGTTCAACCTATAGTAACTTTAGAATCTTAAAAAGTGTCTCAACTGGAACATACTATGTGAAAGTAAAACACAGTAGTGCTTCATCAATTGGTTATTATACGCTTATTTCTCAGTTTATATCTGATGATTATGGCAATACCAGAAGTACAGCAAAACCCATCAATCCAAACAGTACAACGCAGGGGCGCATTGAAGTAGATGGGGATGTAGATTTCTTTAAAATCCAAATCCACAGTAGAGGAACACTGGTTGTAAAGACAACCGGCTTAACAGATACATACGGAACTCTTTTGAATGCAAATGGTCATCAGATTGCATCTGATGATAATGGTTCAGCCTATAGTAACTTTAAAATCTCAAAAAGTGTCACAGCTGGAACATACTATGTGAAAGTAAAACACAGTAGTGCTTTACTGGCTGGCAGTTATGTACTTGTGTCTCATTTTGTATCTGATGATGATCATGGTGACAGCAGAAGTCTGGCAACATCCATAGACCTAAACAGTACAACACGGGGGCGCATTGACTTTGCTGGGGATGAAGATTACTTTGAAATCCGAGTCCCTGACGGAGGAGGAAAATTAATTATATATACATCTGGAACAACAGATACACAAGGATACCTTTCTAGCGTAAGTGGCAGAGAAATTGTATCTGATGACAATAGTGGTTCAGGCAATAACTTTAAAATCTCAAAGCTCATAACGATGCCTGGAGCATATTATGTGAAAGTAAAACACCGTAACCCTTCATCAACCGGTGATTATCTGCTTGTGTCTCGTTTTGTGCCTGATGATCATGACGACAGTAGAGGTGGAGCAACACCCATCGAGCCAAATAGCATAACACAGGGGCGCATTGAAGTAGCTAATGATAAAGATTACTTTAAAATCCAAATCCCCAGTGGAGGAACATTGGTTCTTTACACAACTGGCACCACAGATACACGAGGATACCTTTATAATGCAAGCGGTACCACCCAAATTGCATTTAATGATGACAATGGTTCAGACCAGAACTTTAAAATCTCACAAAGCGTTACAGCTGGAACATACTATGTGAAAGTGAGACACCACCTTTTTTCTTCGGGGACGGGTGATTATTCGCTTGTTTCCGAATTTACACCTAGTCAGTAG
- a CDS encoding PPC domain-containing protein — MPRDKDYFKIQIPAAGTLVINTTGSTDTVGTLLDASGNKIVRNDNANGSLGSNFKISKGVTAGTYYVEVKHYRSVSTGHYTLVSRFILDHTNSKTTAISIDLNSTTQDRIEVAGDEDWFKIVIPRRGTLTVSTTGSTDTEGFLYDTHGTQLVYDNNHGTDNNFRISKFITAGVYYVKVRHHRSVSTGSYSLITRFIAGETSQAQVLDDHGGSKNTATPIDLNSTTLGSIETFGDIDYFKIVIPRGSVGRLTVYTTGSGDTVGTLYNPSSARPVSDDNSGTDRNFRISQIVTAGTYYIKVKYYFASKIGSYSLVTRFTLQADVSDDHGNTKETATLIDPNSTTSGSIDKAGDNDWFKIIIPSEGGVLTVHTTGSGDTVGELLDTNGTRLVFNDDVSDTGNNFKISKFVTAGTYYVRVRNYNNQVAGNGYTLISQFAPRQDDDRSTAISINPNSTTRGRFEVTGDRDWLTITRDVDWFKIEIPSGGGALTVRATNTISITRSLTAGTYYVRVSASSAAGSSGKIYYLGRTFYVQVHASLTDSYTFFSRFIPN, encoded by the coding sequence ATACCTAGAGATAAAGATTATTTTAAAATCCAAATCCCTGCTGCAGGAACATTGGTTATCAATACAACTGGCTCAACAGATACAGTTGGAACCCTTTTGGATGCAAGCGGTAATAAGATTGTGCGAAATGATAATGCTAACGGTAGTTTGGGTTCTAATTTTAAAATCTCAAAAGGTGTAACGGCTGGAACCTATTATGTGGAAGTGAAACACTATCGTTCTGTGTCAACGGGTCATTACACACTTGTGTCTCGTTTTATACTCGATCATACCAATAGTAAAACTACAGCAATATCCATAGACCTCAATAGTACAACACAAGATCGTATTGAAGTGGCTGGGGATGAAGATTGGTTTAAAATTGTAATCCCTCGTAGAGGAACATTAACTGTAAGTACAACCGGCTCAACAGATACAGAAGGATTCCTTTACGATACACATGGTACCCAACTTGTGTACGATAATAATCATGGTACAGACAATAACTTTAGAATTTCAAAATTTATAACGGCTGGAGTCTATTATGTAAAAGTAAGACACCATCGTTCTGTGTCAACTGGCTCTTATTCGCTTATTACAAGGTTTATAGCCGGTGAAACATCACAAGCACAAGTTCTTGATGATCATGGTGGCAGTAAAAATACAGCAACACCCATAGACCTCAACAGCACAACATTAGGAAGTATTGAAACATTTGGGGACATAGATTACTTCAAAATCGTAATCCCTCGTGGAAGTGTAGGAAGATTGACTGTATATACAACTGGTTCAGGAGATACAGTCGGAACCCTTTACAATCCAAGTAGTGCCAGACCTGTATCTGATGATAATAGTGGTACAGACCGGAACTTTAGAATCTCACAAATCGTCACCGCTGGAACCTATTATATAAAAGTGAAATACTATTTTGCTTCAAAAATCGGTTCTTATTCGCTTGTTACGCGTTTTACACTACAAGCAGACGTTTCTGATGACCATGGCAATACTAAAGAAACAGCAACACTTATAGACCCCAACAGTACAACATCAGGAAGCATTGATAAAGCTGGAGATAATGATTGGTTTAAAATCATAATCCCTAGCGAAGGAGGAGTGTTGACTGTACATACAACCGGTTCAGGAGATACAGTCGGAGAGCTTTTAGATACAAATGGTACTCGACTTGTATTCAATGATGATGTTAGTGATACAGGCAATAACTTTAAAATCTCAAAATTTGTCACCGCTGGAACCTATTATGTGAGAGTGAGAAATTATAATAATCAAGTAGCTGGCAATGGCTATACGCTTATTTCTCAGTTTGCACCTAGGCAAGATGACGATAGAAGCACAGCAATATCCATCAATCCAAACAGTACAACACGGGGACGCTTTGAAGTAACCGGGGATAGAGATTGGTTAACAATAACCAGGGATGTAGATTGGTTTAAAATTGAAATCCCTAGTGGGGGAGGAGCATTGACTGTACGTGCAACCAATACCATTTCAATCACACGATCCCTTACGGCTGGAACATACTATGTGAGAGTGAGTGCTTCATCAGCAGCTGGAAGTAGTGGGAAAATTTATTACTTGGGTAGAACATTTTATGTGCAAGTGCATGCTTCGCTAACTGATAGTTACACCTTTTTTTCTCGGTTTATACCCAATTAG
- a CDS encoding pre-peptidase C-terminal domain-containing protein: MKSYLQWSVATIVIAILGACGSTNSGNRLTSKTISCTTKAIMYKGLTYGCVTSKTGRIWLDRNIGASQVATSLSDEASYGYYFQWGRPADGHQIAFPDKTNRRATTIRPSFSAFITVNNTTTDWVVDGVDDNGAQREAFLWKTDGTGICPKGFRVPTAEELIRESYESDFDVTLKFPLAGFRNNTKNSIEVFKSASNGFLEDAFGYYMASDKFSNKMARTLSFDQDNTGKIETKGRAYGYSVRCIQKQKDEVVPSDDHGNLMDTATPIKLNNQTSGRINKAGDVDWFKIVISGTGILVVETTGTTDTEGFLYDAGGREIAFNDNISSSDNNFQISKFVTTGTYYVKVKHHTASSTGDYSLVSHLIADDYTNSRDDAGTISLASTTQGRINRAGDADWFKIVIPRTGTLVAKTVGLTDTKGSLYDASGTQIALDDNGGSGQNFKISKSITAAGTYYVKVKHSSVSSTGRYRLIIRFDDHSNLMDSATPMEPDGTTSGNLEVFRDEDWFKIVIPRAGALAVETTGTTDTKGYLYNASGVQLASNDNMSSSDRNFKISKFITAAGTYYVKVKHHSTTRTGSYALVSHFIPSDYGYDAYTATPIGLNNTKQGHIDFAGDVDYFKIEIPNRGGALVIETTGSTDTYGYLLDRSGIQLALDDNSGSDRNFKISKFITVAGVYYVRVKHHSSTGIGSYAFVSHFTPNNRPDTISTATPINPNSTTQGNIEVANDKDFFKIHIPSRGTLVVETTGVTDTYGTLLDANGRQIAFNDNAGGLGQNFKISKLITAAGTYYVKVKHSSATRTGSYMLVSHFLPDDHANTRSTATPINPNSTTSGSIETAGDEDWFKIHIPSRGILAVETTGLTDTYGTLLDANGRQIAFNDNAGGDANGRQIAFNDNAGG, from the coding sequence ATGAAATCATATTTACAGTGGTCAGTAGCCACAATAGTAATAGCAATCCTTGGTGCATGCGGTAGTACCAATAGTGGTAATAGGCTTACTTCTAAGACCATATCATGTACTACTAAAGCAATCATGTATAAAGGTCTTACGTACGGGTGTGTAACCAGTAAAACAGGTCGAATATGGCTAGACAGAAATATAGGTGCCTCACAGGTAGCTACCTCACTTTCTGATGAGGCATCATATGGTTACTACTTTCAGTGGGGAAGACCAGCAGATGGACATCAGATTGCATTTCCAGATAAGACAAATCGGCGAGCAACAACCATACGTCCTTCATTTAGTGCGTTTATTACTGTCAATAACACTACGACAGATTGGGTAGTCGATGGTGTGGACGATAATGGTGCCCAAAGAGAAGCATTTTTATGGAAAACAGACGGTACAGGCATATGCCCTAAAGGGTTTAGGGTACCTACTGCAGAGGAGTTGATTCGTGAATCTTATGAATCTGACTTTGATGTTACATTGAAATTTCCTTTGGCAGGATTTCGCAACAATACTAAAAACAGTATAGAGGTTTTTAAAAGTGCAAGCAATGGTTTTTTGGAGGATGCTTTTGGTTACTATATGGCTTCAGACAAATTTTCAAATAAAATGGCACGAACTCTCTCTTTTGATCAAGACAATACGGGAAAGATAGAGACAAAAGGTCGTGCATATGGCTACTCAGTCCGTTGTATTCAAAAACAAAAAGATGAAGTAGTACCATCTGATGATCATGGCAATCTTATGGATACAGCAACACCCATAAAGTTAAACAACCAAACATCAGGACGTATTAATAAAGCTGGGGACGTAGATTGGTTTAAAATCGTAATCTCTGGTACAGGAATATTGGTTGTAGAGACAACAGGCACCACAGATACAGAAGGATTCCTTTACGATGCAGGTGGCAGAGAAATTGCATTTAATGATAATATAAGTAGTTCAGATAATAACTTTCAAATCTCAAAATTTGTAACAACTGGAACCTACTATGTGAAAGTGAAACACCATACTGCTTCATCAACAGGCGATTATTCGCTTGTGTCTCATTTGATAGCCGATGATTATACCAATAGCAGGGATGATGCAGGAACGATCAGTCTAGCCAGTACAACACAAGGTCGCATTAATAGAGCTGGGGACGCAGATTGGTTTAAAATCGTAATCCCTCGTACCGGAACACTGGTTGCAAAGACAGTCGGCTTAACAGACACAAAAGGATCTCTTTACGATGCAAGCGGTACCCAGATTGCATTGGATGACAATGGTGGTTCAGGTCAGAACTTTAAAATCTCAAAGTCCATCACAGCGGCTGGAACCTATTATGTGAAAGTGAAACACAGTAGTGTTTCATCAACAGGTCGTTATAGGCTTATTATACGTTTTGATGACCATAGTAATCTTATGGATTCAGCAACACCTATGGAGCCAGATGGCACAACATCAGGAAATCTTGAAGTATTTAGAGATGAAGATTGGTTTAAAATTGTAATCCCTCGTGCCGGAGCACTGGCTGTAGAGACAACTGGCACCACAGATACAAAAGGATACCTTTACAATGCAAGTGGTGTCCAGCTTGCATCCAATGATAATATGAGTAGTTCGGACCGTAACTTTAAAATCTCAAAGTTCATCACAGCGGCTGGAACCTATTATGTGAAAGTAAAACACCATAGTACTACGAGAACTGGCAGTTATGCACTTGTGTCTCATTTTATACCTAGTGATTATGGATATGATGCCTATACAGCAACACCCATAGGTCTCAACAATACAAAACAGGGGCACATTGACTTTGCTGGGGATGTAGATTACTTTAAAATCGAAATCCCTAATAGGGGAGGAGCACTGGTTATAGAGACAACTGGCTCAACAGATACATATGGGTACCTTTTAGATAGAAGCGGTATTCAACTTGCATTGGATGACAATAGTGGTTCAGATCGTAACTTTAAAATCTCAAAGTTCATTACAGTGGCTGGAGTATATTATGTAAGAGTGAAACACCATAGTTCTACAGGAATTGGTTCTTATGCGTTTGTGTCTCATTTTACACCGAATAATCGTCCCGATACTATAAGTACAGCAACACCCATCAATCCAAACAGCACAACACAGGGGAACATCGAAGTAGCTAATGATAAAGATTTCTTTAAAATCCACATCCCCAGTAGAGGAACATTGGTTGTAGAGACAACAGGTGTAACAGATACATACGGAACTCTTTTAGATGCAAATGGTCGCCAGATTGCATTCAATGATAATGCTGGCGGTTTAGGTCAGAACTTTAAAATCTCAAAGCTCATCACAGCGGCTGGAACCTATTATGTGAAAGTGAAACACAGTAGTGCTACGAGAACTGGTTCTTATATGCTTGTGTCTCATTTTTTGCCTGATGATCATGCCAACACTAGAAGTACAGCAACACCCATCAATCCAAACAGCACAACATCAGGAAGTATTGAAACAGCTGGAGATGAAGATTGGTTTAAAATCCACATTCCCAGCAGAGGAATATTGGCTGTAGAGACAACAGGCTTAACAGATACATACGGAACTCTTTTAGATGCAAATGGTCGCCAGATTGCATTCAATGATAATGCTGGTGGTGATGCAAATGGTCGCCAGATTGCATTCAATGATAATGCTGGTGG
- a CDS encoding pre-peptidase C-terminal domain-containing protein: MENRRYRHMXIPRGSVGRLTVYTTGSGDTVGTLYNPSSARPVSDDNSGTDRNFRISQIVTAGTYYIKVKYYFASKIGSYSLVTRFTLQADVSDDHGNTKETATLIDPNSTTSGSIDKAGDNDWFKIIIPSEGGVLTVHTTGSGDTVGELLDTNGTRLVFNDDVSDTGNNFKISKFVTAGTYYVRVRNYNNQVAGNGYTLISQFAPRQDDDRSTAISINPNSTTRGRFEVTGDRDWLTITRDVDWFKIEIPSGGGALTVRATNTISITRSLTAGTYYVRVSASSAAGSSGKIYYLGRTFYVQVHASLTDSYTFFSRFIPN; encoded by the coding sequence ATGGAAAACAGACGGTACAGGCATATGNTAATCCCTCGTGGAAGTGTAGGAAGATTGACTGTATATACAACTGGTTCAGGAGATACAGTCGGAACCCTTTACAATCCAAGTAGTGCCAGACCTGTATCTGATGATAATAGTGGTACAGACCGGAACTTTAGAATCTCACAAATCGTCACCGCTGGAACCTATTATATAAAAGTGAAATACTATTTTGCTTCAAAAATCGGTTCTTATTCGCTTGTTACGCGTTTTACACTACAAGCAGACGTTTCTGATGACCATGGCAATACTAAAGAAACAGCAACACTTATAGACCCCAACAGTACAACATCAGGAAGCATTGATAAAGCTGGAGATAATGATTGGTTTAAAATCATAATCCCTAGCGAAGGAGGAGTGTTGACTGTACATACAACCGGTTCAGGAGATACAGTCGGAGAGCTTTTAGATACAAATGGTACTCGACTTGTATTCAATGATGATGTTAGTGATACAGGCAATAACTTTAAAATCTCAAAATTTGTCACCGCTGGAACCTATTATGTGAGAGTGAGAAATTATAATAATCAAGTAGCTGGCAATGGCTATACGCTTATTTCTCAGTTTGCACCTAGGCAAGATGACGATAGAAGCACAGCAATATCCATCAATCCAAACAGTACAACACGGGGACGCTTTGAAGTAACCGGGGATAGAGATTGGTTAACAATAACCAGGGATGTAGATTGGTTTAAAATTGAAATCCCTAGTGGGGGAGGAGCATTGACTGTACGTGCAACCAATACCATTTCAATCACACGATCCCTTACGGCTGGAACATACTATGTGAGAGTGAGTGCTTCATCAGCAGCTGGAAGTAGTGGGAAAATTTATTACTTGGGTAGAACATTTTATGTGCAAGTGCATGCTTCGCTAACTGATAGTTACACCTTTTTTTCTCGGTTTATACCCAATTAG
- a CDS encoding pre-peptidase C-terminal domain-containing protein translates to MKSYLQWSVATIVIAILGACGSTNSGNRLTSKTISCTTKAIMYKGLTYGCVTSKTGRIWLDRNIGASQVATSLSDEASYGYYFQWGRPADGHQIAFPDKTNRRATTIRPSFSAFITVNNTTTDWVVDGVDDNGAQREAFLWKTDGTGICPKGFRVPTAEELIRESYESDFDVTLKFPLAGFRNNTKNSIEVFKSASNGFLEDAFGYYMASDKFSNKMARTLSFDQDNTGKIETKGRAYGYSVRCIQKQKDEVVPSDDHGNLMDTATPIKLNNQTSGRINKAGDVDWFKIVISGTGILVVETTGTTDTEGFLYDAGGREIAFNDNISSSDNNFQISKFVTTGTYYVKVKHHTASSTGDYSLVSHLIADDYTNSRDDAGTISLASTTQGRINRAGDADWFKIVIPRTGTLVAKTVGLTDTKGSLYDASGTQIALDDNGGSGQNFKISKSITAAGTYYVKVKHSSVSSTGRYRLIIRFDDHSNLMDSATPMEPDGTTSGNLEVFRDEDWFKIVIPRAGALAVETTGTTDTKGYLYNASGVQLASNDNMSSSDRNFKISKFITAAGTYYVKVKHHSTTRTGSYALVSHFIPSDYGYDAYTATPIGLNNTKQGHIDFAGDVDYFKIEIPNRGGALVIETTGSTDTYGYLLDRSGIQLALDDNSGSDRNFKISKFITVAGVYYVRVKHHSSTGIGSYAFVSHFTPNNRPDTISTATPINPNSTTQGNIEVANDKDFFKIHIPSRGTLVVETTGVTDTYGTLLDANGRQIAFNDNAGGLGQNFKISKLITAAGTYYVKVKHSSATRTGSYMLVSHFLPDDHANTRSTATPINPNSTTSGSIETAGDEDWFKIHIPSRGILAVETTGLTDTYGTLLDANGRQIAFNDNAGGDANGRQI, encoded by the coding sequence ATGAAATCATATTTACAGTGGTCAGTAGCCACAATAGTAATAGCAATCCTTGGTGCATGCGGTAGTACCAATAGTGGTAATAGGCTTACTTCTAAGACCATATCATGTACTACTAAAGCAATCATGTATAAAGGTCTTACGTACGGGTGTGTAACCAGTAAAACAGGTCGAATATGGCTAGACAGAAATATAGGTGCCTCACAGGTAGCTACCTCACTTTCTGATGAGGCATCATATGGTTACTACTTTCAGTGGGGAAGACCAGCAGATGGACATCAGATTGCATTTCCAGATAAGACAAATCGGCGAGCAACAACCATACGTCCTTCATTTAGTGCGTTTATTACTGTCAATAACACTACGACAGATTGGGTAGTCGATGGTGTGGACGATAATGGTGCCCAAAGAGAAGCATTTTTATGGAAAACAGACGGTACAGGCATATGCCCTAAAGGGTTTAGGGTACCTACTGCAGAGGAGTTGATTCGTGAATCTTATGAATCTGACTTTGATGTTACATTGAAATTTCCTTTGGCAGGATTTCGCAACAATACTAAAAACAGTATAGAGGTTTTTAAAAGTGCAAGCAATGGTTTTTTGGAGGATGCTTTTGGTTACTATATGGCTTCAGACAAATTTTCAAATAAAATGGCACGAACTCTCTCTTTTGATCAAGACAATACGGGAAAGATAGAGACAAAAGGTCGTGCATATGGCTACTCAGTCCGTTGTATTCAAAAACAAAAAGATGAAGTAGTACCATCTGATGATCATGGCAATCTTATGGATACAGCAACACCCATAAAGTTAAACAACCAAACATCAGGACGTATTAATAAAGCTGGGGACGTAGATTGGTTTAAAATCGTAATCTCTGGTACAGGAATATTGGTTGTAGAGACAACAGGCACCACAGATACAGAAGGATTCCTTTACGATGCAGGTGGCAGAGAAATTGCATTTAATGATAATATAAGTAGTTCAGATAATAACTTTCAAATCTCAAAATTTGTAACAACTGGAACCTACTATGTGAAAGTGAAACACCATACTGCTTCATCAACAGGCGATTATTCGCTTGTGTCTCATTTGATAGCCGATGATTATACCAATAGCAGGGATGATGCAGGAACGATCAGTCTAGCCAGTACAACACAAGGTCGCATTAATAGAGCTGGGGACGCAGATTGGTTTAAAATCGTAATCCCTCGTACCGGAACACTGGTTGCAAAGACAGTCGGCTTAACAGACACAAAAGGATCTCTTTACGATGCAAGCGGTACCCAGATTGCATTGGATGACAATGGTGGTTCAGGTCAGAACTTTAAAATCTCAAAGTCCATCACAGCGGCTGGAACCTATTATGTGAAAGTGAAACACAGTAGTGTTTCATCAACAGGTCGTTATAGGCTTATTATACGTTTTGATGACCATAGTAATCTTATGGATTCAGCAACACCTATGGAGCCAGATGGCACAACATCAGGAAATCTTGAAGTATTTAGAGATGAAGATTGGTTTAAAATTGTAATCCCTCGTGCCGGAGCACTGGCTGTAGAGACAACTGGCACCACAGATACAAAAGGATACCTTTACAATGCAAGTGGTGTCCAGCTTGCATCCAATGATAATATGAGTAGTTCGGACCGTAACTTTAAAATCTCAAAGTTCATCACAGCGGCTGGAACCTATTATGTGAAAGTAAAACACCATAGTACTACGAGAACTGGCAGTTATGCACTTGTGTCTCATTTTATACCTAGTGATTATGGATATGATGCCTATACAGCAACACCCATAGGTCTCAACAATACAAAACAGGGGCACATTGACTTTGCTGGGGATGTAGATTACTTTAAAATCGAAATCCCTAATAGGGGAGGAGCACTGGTTATAGAGACAACTGGCTCAACAGATACATATGGGTACCTTTTAGATAGAAGCGGTATTCAACTTGCATTGGATGACAATAGTGGTTCAGATCGTAACTTTAAAATCTCAAAGTTCATTACAGTGGCTGGAGTATATTATGTAAGAGTGAAACACCATAGTTCTACAGGAATTGGTTCTTATGCGTTTGTGTCTCATTTTACACCGAATAATCGTCCCGATACTATAAGTACAGCAACACCCATCAATCCAAACAGCACAACACAGGGGAACATCGAAGTAGCTAATGATAAAGATTTCTTTAAAATCCACATCCCCAGTAGAGGAACATTGGTTGTAGAGACAACAGGTGTAACAGATACATACGGAACTCTTTTAGATGCAAATGGTCGCCAGATTGCATTCAATGATAATGCTGGCGGTTTAGGTCAGAACTTTAAAATCTCAAAGCTCATCACAGCGGCTGGAACCTATTATGTGAAAGTGAAACACAGTAGTGCTACGAGAACTGGTTCTTATATGCTTGTGTCTCATTTTTTGCCTGATGATCATGCCAACACTAGAAGTACAGCAACACCCATCAATCCAAACAGCACAACATCAGGAAGTATTGAAACAGCTGGAGATGAAGATTGGTTTAAAATCCACATTCCCAGCAGAGGAATATTGGCTGTAGAGACAACAGGCTTAACAGATACATACGGAACTCTTTTAGATGCAAATGGTCGCCAGATTGCATTCAATGATAATGCTGGTGGTGATGCAAATGGTCGCCAGATTG